The following are encoded together in the Cherax quadricarinatus isolate ZL_2023a chromosome 37, ASM3850222v1, whole genome shotgun sequence genome:
- the LOC128702333 gene encoding putative lysozyme-like protein, which yields MSILTTFVVMTALVCASLAESSSHGRGSQGSSHGVSIRDANYGGGGHGGSSGIVHAQLVGRHSSTTGGSAGGSYKSEHQGPSIIRFQLVGRHTSTTGGNVVSGGSYKSAPRIPTIIRAQLVGRHTSTTGGSIGRDGGSYNKVEHQGPSIIRFQLVGRHTSTTGGSVGSGYRSAPQIPTIIRAQLVGSHSSTTGGSGSSSGGSYGRKR from the exons ATGAGCATCCTTACAACATTT gtggtgatgacagcaCTGGTGTGTGCTTCACTCGCTGAGTCTAGTTCCCATGGAAGAGGCAGCCAGGGAAGCAGCCATGGTGTAAGTATCAGAGACGCAAACTATGGTGGTGGAGGCCATGGTGGCAGCTCTGGTATAGTTCATGCCCAACTTGTTGGCAGGCATAGCAGCACAACTGGTGGCAGCGCTGGGGGCAGCTATAAAAGTGAACATCAAGGCCCAAGCATTATACGTTTCCAGCTTGTTGGCAGACATACCAGCACTACTGGTGGTAATGTTGTAAGTGGTGGCAGTTATAAAAGTGCACCAAGGATTCCTACCATCATCCGTGCCCAACTTGTTGGCAGACATACCAGCACAACTGGTGGCAGTATTGGCCGCGACGGTGGCAGCTACAACAAAGTTGAGCATCAGGGACCAAGCATAATACGTTTCCAGCTTGTTGGTAGACATACCAGCAcaactggtggcagtgttggcagcGGGTACAGAAGTGCACCACAAATTCCTACCATCATCCGTGCTCAGCTTGTTGGTAGCCACAGCAGCACAACTGGCGGTAGTGGTAGCAGTTCTGGTGGCAGTTATGGAAGAAAACGTTAA